A section of the Cololabis saira isolate AMF1-May2022 chromosome 6, fColSai1.1, whole genome shotgun sequence genome encodes:
- the LOC133445985 gene encoding activin receptor type-1-like produces the protein MMIRAFLLVVFALVLPCSSMEGEGDVRNECICDAPSCGSGGRCFGHQCFTSLSTINGTSDVQRGCVVSNEDGPSRCGNAPTPELVVECCFGDLCNMNISLQFPVIDAEPSAGRPVLGEQECVCEGGMCEHERRCAGQHCFSSLKMIDGAAVQQKGCLRDDEEGRTTCATLPSSDHVVKCCQGHLCNMNVTVQAPGKEEEVKPLIKEEHQCVCEGHSCVTGSRCLGHQCFSSLTVNAGSLVYQKGCFKVYEQSTLTCKTPPSRDQIVECCHGHLCNLNSTVELPVKADELSSYSVTTLAIAIAAPIVALIFLSAVAILVFRRIHNNQMERLTSRDAEYGTIDGLIASNVGESTLADLLDHSCTSGSGSGLPFLVQRTVARQITLNECVGKGRYGEVWRGQWQGESVAVKIFSSRDEKSWFRETEIYNTVLLRHENILGFIASDMTSRNSSTQLWLITHFHEMGSLYDYLQLSTLDASTCLRMALSISSGLSHLHVEIFGTQGKPAIAHRDLKSKNILVKKNGQCCIADLGLAVMHFQDTNELDVGNNPKVGTKRYMAPEVLDDSIQMDCFESFKRVDIWALGLVLWEIARRTVSNGIVEDYKPPFHDVVPNDPSFEDMKKVVCVDQQRPNIPNRWFSDPTLTSMAKLMKECWYQNPSARLTALRIKKTLTKIDNSLDKIKTDI, from the exons ATGATGATCAGGGCCTTTCTCTTGGTTGTATTCGCCCTGGTTCTTCCCTGTTCCAGCATGGAGG GTGAGGGTGATGTGAGAAATGAATGCATTTGTGATGCACCGTCTTGCGGCAGTGGAGGACGGTGTTTTGGCCATCAGTGTTTCACCTCACTGTCAACCATAAATGGGACGTCTGACGTTCAGAGGGGCTGCGTCGTGAGTAATGAAGATGGGCCTTCGCGCTGTGGAAACGCACCAACTCCCGAACTGGTGGTGGAGTGTTGCTTCGGAGATTTGTGCAACATGAACATCTCCCTGCAGTTTCCAGTAATAG ATGCTGAGCCGTCTGCGGGCAGGCCGGTCCTCGGAGAGCAGGAGTGCGTGTGCGAGGGCGGCATGTGCGAGCACGAACGTCGCTGCGCAGGCCAGCATTGTTTCTCCTCTCTGAAGATGATTGACGGGGCAGCCGTCCAACAGAAGGGCTGCCTGAGGGACGACGAGGAGGGCAGAACCACCTGTGCCACTCTCCCCTCGTCGGACCATGTTGTCAAGTGCTGCCAGGGCCATCTGTGTAACATGAACGTCACTGTACAAGCTCCAGGGAAAG AGGAAGAAGTGAAGCCCTTGATCAAAGAGGAGCACCAGTGCGTTTGCGAGGGCCACTCATGCGTGACAGGCAGTCGCTGCCTGGGCCACCAGTGTTTCTCATCTCTGACAGTCAACGCCGGCTCACTGGTGTACCAGAAAGGCTGCTTTAAGGTCTATGAGCAGAGCACGTTAACCTGCAAGACTCCACCTTCCAGAGACCAGatcgtcgagtgttgccacgggCACCTGTGTAACCTGAACAGCACCGTCGAGCTCCCCGTCAAAG CCGATGAGCTGTCCAGCTACAGTGTGACAACACTGGCTATTGCCATTGCGGCGCCCATCGTTGCTCTCATCTTCCTCTCCGCCGTGGCCATCCTCGTGTTCAGGCGAATTCACAACAACCAAATGGAGAGACTGACATCACGAGATGCTGAATATGGGACTATCGATGGGCTCATAGCGTCCAATGTGGGGGAGAGCACTCTGGCG GATCTGCTTGATCATTCTTGCACCTCAGGAAGTGGCTCTGGACTCCCTTTCCTTGTTCAGAGAACGGTTGCGCGACAAATCACGCTCAATGAGTGTGTGG GGAAGGGCCGCTACGGTGAAGTGTGGAGAGGGCAGTGGCAGGGGGAGAGCGTCGCTGTCAAAATCTTTTCCTCCAGAGATGAGAAGTCTTGGTTCAGAGAGACTGAAATCTACAACACCGTCCTGCTGAGACACGAGAACATCTTGG GCTTCATCGCATCAGACATGACCTCCAGGAACTCCAGCACTCAGCTCTGGCTCATCACCCACTTCCACGAAATGGGCTCTTTGTACGATTATCTTCAGCTCAGCACCCTAGACGCGTCCACCTGCCTCCGCATGGCTCTCTCCATCTCAAGTGGACTCTCACATTTGCACGTTGAGATCTTTGGCACCCAAGGCAAGCCCGCCATCGCCCATCGGGACCTCAAGAGCAAAAACATTTTAGTTAAAAAGAACGGACAATGCTGCATCGCTGACCTTG gGCTTGCAGTCATGCATTTCCAGGACACCAACGAGCTAGATGTGGGCAACAACCCTAAAGTTGGCACAAAGCGCTACATGGCCCCCGAAGTCCTCGACGACTCCATCCAGATGGACTGCTTTGAATCCTTCAAGAGAGTGGACATCTGGGCCCTGGGCCTCGTCCTGTGGGAGATCGCCCGGAGGACAGTCAGCAACG GCATTGTGGAAGACTACAAGCCCCCTTTTCATGACGTGGTTCCAAATGATCCCAGCTTTGAAGACATGAAGAAGGTTGTGTGTGTGGATCAGCAGAGGCCCAACATCCCAAACAGATGGTTTTCAGACCCA aCTTTAACCTCCATGGCTAAACTCATGAAGGAGTGCTGGTACCAGAACCCGTCGGCCAGACTAACAGCACTGCGCATCAAAAAGACTCTCACCAAGATCGACAACTCTCTGGATAAAATAAAGACAGACATTTGA